In Salvelinus namaycush isolate Seneca chromosome 37, SaNama_1.0, whole genome shotgun sequence, the following are encoded in one genomic region:
- the LOC120031044 gene encoding uncharacterized protein LOC120031044, translated as MTSVAEMIMQNKDKIEKAVEIMGQASAILAATVGQLHPILEAVFLVSSAIFSNPEGEDARYLTNQFSMVNQKLKGLQAENNQIAVELEHISMNKQNFDREAKILSQHEKYQDFVNAKPESKEKKMEKFLSHYENTDADLNLDALYNDLTGDNISGKPMLVSTEQWSRKAVEEHCARLKKLFVAGIIAVNGYASLKKGFMVDEMKKKWLERWEDVENRIKAVLDDYTVNLHKRAKKDMDDQLKDKPSSVDLDFTESILKTLKEKYYWVSWSVRVFNDKERMFCFNWLVGKKYHGSEGGANYFEVMTQNNIKVVISFSVQPKPIDKVQIQQEIEGQKLKRNMMDVAQVLSRSLPNYQVHAVSYYKKVVESNNFPKDCFYYGKHQNVHLYIHAV; from the coding sequence ATGACCAGTGTGGCAGAAATGATCATGCAGAACAAGGACAAGATCGAGAAGGCGGTGGAGATCATGGGACAGGCCTCTGCGATCCTGGCAGCCACTGTGGGCCAGCTCCATCCCATCCTGGAGGCTGTATTCTTAGTATCCAGTGCGATCTTCAGCAACCCAGAAGGTGAGGATGCCCGCTATCTGACTAATCAGTTCAGCATGGTCAACCAAAAACTGAAAGGCCTCCAGGCTGAGAACAACCAAATCGCTGTGGAGCTAGAGCATATCTCCATGAATAAGCAGAACTTTGACCGTGAGGCTAAAATTCTCAGCCAGCATGAGAAGTACCAGGACTTTGTCAACGCCAAACCCGAGTCAAAAGAGAAGAAGATGGAGAAGTTCCTCAGCCATTATGAGAACACAGACGCAGACTTGAACCTGGACGCCCTCTACAATGATCTTACTGGGGACAATATCTCAGGTAAGCCCATGCTGGTTTCCACAGAACAATGGAGTAGAAAGGCGGTAGAAGAGCACTGTGCCAGGCTTAAGAAGCTCTTTGTGGCGGGCATCATTGCTGTCAATGGTTACGCCAGCCTCAAGAAAGGATTTATGGTGGATGAGATGAAGAAGAAGTGGCTGGAGCGTTGGGAAGATGTTGAGAACCGCATAAAAGCAGTGTTGGATGATTACACTGTAAATTTACACAAAAGAGCCAAAAAGGATATGGACGACCAGCTTAAGGACAAACCTAGCAGTGTTGACCTTGACTTCACTGAATCGATATTGAAAACCCTTAAAGAGAAATATTACTGGGTGAGCTGGTCTGTCAGGGTCTTCAATGACAAGGAGCGCATGTTCTGTTTCAACTGGCTAGTTGGAAAGAAGTACCATGGCAGTGAGGGAGGAGCTAATTACTTTGAAGTGATGacccagaacaacatcaaagtGGTGATCTCTTTCAGTGTTCAGCCTAAGCCTATCGACAAGGTTCAGATCCAGCAAGAGATTGAGGGGCAGAAGCTGAAGAGGAACATGATGGATGTGGCTCAGGTCCTCAGCAGAAGTCTCCCCAACTACCAGGTGCATGCTGTCAGCTACTATAAGAAAGTGGTGGAGTCCAACAACTTCCCAAAGGATTGTTTCTACTATGGAAAACACCAAAACGTGCACCTATACATTCATGCTGTTTAG